A region from the Cryptosporangium arvum DSM 44712 genome encodes:
- a CDS encoding FAD-binding oxidoreductase has protein sequence MTPATLPKELDGKVVLPSDPRYRLLRSTYTRVSRPAMVVLPQSVTDVVVALRYARDSGLPIAVRSGGHGLSGRSSNDGGVVIDLSGLNEVRVLDRKTRLVRVGVGARWAEVAQALKPAGLAISSGDHGNVGVGGLATAGGVGWLVRDYGLTIDHVRAAEVVLADGRVVRTDAEHEPDLFWTVRGAGAGVGIVTAFEIEATELRDITVAQLTLAVDPDGSTLTRWAEHLARAPRQLSTAAMLMSHGRQAILSLTAVYAGTDAGRVRGAVMPLRKIGALLDQTQQSASHAALVSTAHLHPNLGQQPTDTTNGLLPTMTPDVARAITAAVTGPRPALMQLRSVGGAVNDVAADATAYAHRHSTVLVVGTVFPPHDRTTLDHIWRPIGAYTRGAYANFESRLDAAAFRRFYPGATGDRVLAMWRHHDPDGIFRSTLYPGTLS, from the coding sequence ATGACGCCGGCGACCCTCCCGAAGGAACTGGACGGCAAGGTCGTGCTGCCGTCCGACCCGCGCTATCGGCTCCTGCGCTCCACTTACACCAGGGTGTCGCGACCCGCGATGGTGGTCCTTCCGCAGAGCGTCACCGATGTCGTCGTCGCGTTGCGGTACGCCCGCGACAGTGGTCTGCCGATCGCTGTTCGCAGCGGCGGACACGGCCTGTCCGGGCGTTCGTCCAACGACGGCGGGGTGGTCATCGACCTCTCCGGGCTCAACGAGGTCCGCGTCCTCGACCGCAAAACCCGGCTGGTGCGAGTCGGCGTCGGAGCACGGTGGGCCGAGGTGGCTCAAGCGCTGAAACCGGCCGGGCTGGCGATCAGCTCCGGCGATCACGGCAACGTGGGCGTCGGCGGCCTGGCCACCGCGGGCGGCGTGGGCTGGCTGGTCCGCGACTACGGCCTGACGATCGACCACGTCCGGGCGGCCGAGGTGGTGCTCGCTGACGGCCGCGTCGTCCGCACCGACGCCGAGCACGAGCCCGACCTGTTCTGGACCGTACGCGGCGCCGGCGCCGGCGTCGGCATCGTCACCGCGTTCGAGATCGAGGCCACTGAGCTGCGCGACATCACCGTCGCGCAGCTCACCCTGGCGGTCGACCCGGACGGGAGCACGCTGACCCGCTGGGCCGAGCACCTGGCCCGAGCGCCCCGCCAACTCAGCACAGCGGCCATGCTCATGTCTCACGGGCGGCAGGCGATCCTCTCGCTGACCGCGGTGTACGCCGGGACGGACGCCGGGCGCGTGCGCGGAGCCGTCATGCCGTTGCGGAAGATCGGCGCTCTGCTCGATCAGACCCAACAGAGTGCGTCGCACGCGGCCCTCGTGTCGACCGCACATCTGCACCCGAACCTCGGCCAGCAGCCGACCGATACCACCAACGGCTTACTACCCACCATGACCCCGGACGTCGCCCGTGCCATCACGGCGGCTGTCACCGGACCGCGACCGGCGCTGATGCAACTGCGTTCGGTCGGCGGGGCCGTCAACGACGTGGCCGCGGATGCCACCGCCTACGCCCATCGGCACTCGACCGTGCTGGTCGTCGGCACGGTCTTCCCGCCGCACGACCGGACGACGCTCGACCACATCTGGCGTCCGATCGGCGCGTACACACGGGGCGCGTACGCGAATTTCGAGAGCCGTCTCGACGCGGCGGCCTTCCGGCGTTTCTACCCCGGAGCCACCGGCGACCGCGTTCTGGCGATGTGGCGTCACCACGACCCGGACGGCATCTTCCGCTCGACCCTGTACCCGGGGACGTTGTCGTAG
- a CDS encoding LLM class flavin-dependent oxidoreductase, producing MLNNLLRFGLSLDPDAARADDAVRLAAAAEEAGLDYLAVQDHPYQAGHLDSWTWLTHLAARTSRIGLLTDVADLQLRPPAMLAKAALTFSRLHHGRLALGVGGGAFPDGIAAMGGTRRSNSDMVAYTEEAFQVLRPALAGDFVRLHGAHHRIEGYQAGPAPAGPVPVWLGAQGPKMLAVTGGYADGWISPLNIYVKPDEVPAKQKIIDEAARAAGRDPAAISRIYNVIGWIGSDRRAPGLSGDVEQWVDTLADWSTRLGFDTFIFWPVAQPQAQLELFAGEVVPALRKRVSR from the coding sequence GTGCTGAACAACCTTCTCCGCTTCGGGTTGAGTCTCGACCCGGACGCGGCGCGTGCCGACGATGCGGTACGGCTGGCCGCGGCCGCCGAAGAAGCCGGGCTTGACTACCTAGCCGTGCAGGACCACCCGTACCAGGCCGGTCACCTCGACAGCTGGACCTGGCTGACCCATCTGGCCGCACGGACCAGCCGGATCGGTCTTCTGACCGACGTGGCCGACCTGCAACTGCGACCCCCCGCCATGCTCGCCAAGGCGGCGCTCACCTTCAGCAGGCTGCACCACGGTCGGCTGGCCCTCGGCGTCGGCGGCGGCGCGTTCCCCGACGGCATTGCGGCCATGGGCGGCACCCGCCGGAGCAACTCGGACATGGTGGCCTACACCGAAGAGGCCTTCCAGGTGCTGCGGCCAGCGCTGGCCGGCGACTTCGTCCGGCTCCACGGTGCGCACCACCGGATCGAGGGCTACCAGGCCGGGCCCGCCCCGGCCGGGCCGGTGCCGGTGTGGCTCGGCGCTCAGGGTCCGAAGATGCTCGCCGTCACCGGCGGCTACGCCGACGGTTGGATCTCGCCGCTGAACATCTATGTGAAGCCGGACGAGGTACCGGCCAAGCAGAAGATCATCGACGAGGCGGCCCGGGCAGCGGGTCGCGACCCCGCCGCGATCAGCCGCATCTACAACGTCATCGGGTGGATCGGATCGGACCGAAGGGCACCCGGTTTGTCGGGCGACGTCGAGCAGTGGGTCGACACGCTGGCTGACTGGTCCACCCGCCTGGGTTTCGACACGTTCATCTTCTGGCCGGTCGCGCAGCCACAGGCCCAGCTCGAACTGTTCGCCGGCGAGGTCGTCCCGGCCCTGCGGAAGCGGGTGAGCCGATGA